In Pseudobacteriovorax antillogorgiicola, the genomic window TTTTTATCATCTTTTTCTTTGGGCTATCAGGAGGTCCAATCGAGGTTCTCTGTTTTTTGCCATTTTCTGTATGAGTATTGGGATTCGATCAAGCTTTACAGGCCCATCTCAGATCCTATTTCAAATCCTTCCGCCAGAATCCTATTCTAATTTAGGACCGTTTTTCGAATATCTAGGTTTTGCTCTTATCACTCCCTCATTTTTTCTCTTTATGAGAAGTCAATTCAGAGAGGAGTTTAGTCACAAACTTGTCTTGACGATTTGCCTGCCATACTGCGTTTTTATTCCAATTATTCTCACTACGTCTTCTCTCATTTATCCAAGGCTTTTGCTTCCTATTCAGCTGACCACAGTAGCTTCTGGTGTGACATTACTGTTTTTGCTATCTCGCGCAGTTTTGAGAAGGAGAAACGGAGCCGTCCTATCTATTTGTGGTGCTCTTATCTTTGTGTTTGCTGGTATGCATGATATTTTTCGAGCGATGGGAAGCATCGGAGGAGAAGAGTGGAGCCATATAGGAACTTTTTCCCTACTATTCTTTCAATCAACACTGGTTGCTTATCGATTCACCCAGTCTTTCTTTCAACTAGATATTGCTGAAAAGAATATTCGTGCACTCAACCAAGACCTAGAGCATAAAGTTGATCAAAGGACCAACGAACTAGCAGATAAGGTCGAAAAACTAAACTCTACTCAGATTGAGCTAAATAAAGCGATCGAGCAAGAGCATCTTGCTAATCAGGCGAAAGGGCAATTTCTTGCCAAGATGAGTCATGAAATCAGAACTCCCCTGAATGCCATTACTGGTTTTGTGGAATTAGCTGAAGAGCAATTGATCGATCGGAAGGATGAGAATGCTGAGACAATTGGATATTTGAAAAATATCGGGCGTTCGAGCGATCACCTGGCAAAGCTCTTAAATGACGTACTTTTCTATACGAAATTTACCTCAGGGAAAGTCGTTTGGCTACCAGAAGAAGTCAATCTTAAGGAGCTACTGGAGTCTATCTACGAACAAATGTCTATCTTTGCCATGGATAAGAAAATCGAATTTGTGAAGAGCCTTGAAGTAGAAGAGAATATATTTATTACCATAGATGTGGCAAAGCTGACTCAGATCATCGTGAACTTACTGAATAATGCCTTTAAGTTTACCGATTCTGGCAAGCAGGTTAGTCTTGAGTGCTCCTATAAAAAAAATGTCCTTACAATTCTTGTTAAAGATCAGGGTGTGGGAATCAAAGAAGAGAATCTAAAGACGATTTTCCAGGAATTTCATCAAGTCATAGATAAACAGAAAGTTTTTCAGCAGGGTTCTGGCTTAGGGCTTAGCATCGTGAAAAGTTTGGTTGAGCATATGAAGGGAAGTATTCAGGTCAGTAGCGAATGGGGGAAGGGGACCGAATTCAAGATCGTACTACCCATTGAAAAAAGCAGTACCCTTAGAGAGATTAAGGGTGAAGAATCCTTCACTTCAGAGCAAGGAAGACACTATACGGTCTTTGCTGCGGATGATAACGACATCAACCGTTTCCTTATTCAAAAACGTTTAGACAAATTTAATCTTCATGTAGAGATTTTTGTAAATGGTCAAGAGCTTTACAATCGGTGTTTAGA contains:
- a CDS encoding ATP-binding protein, giving the protein MLGVFLNGQALSHESPCLQEHRCRLSGELLQLEKPVEVSGPWSVFWQTLLDPNQVTGNKQEPDITSVSQPWAVDRGISFATYQKEIYFPAEMTVAMQFPTTASARKVWINERLMFEQGTVAKTYEDEEIGANNKLIFVQVRQGWNTLTMQISNFHHYFGGQHRSILIAKPSVMASRVKDTYFKDALVLGAILIMSFYHLFLWAIRRSNRGSLFFAIFCMSIGIRSSFTGPSQILFQILPPESYSNLGPFFEYLGFALITPSFFLFMRSQFREEFSHKLVLTICLPYCVFIPIILTTSSLIYPRLLLPIQLTTVASGVTLLFLLSRAVLRRRNGAVLSICGALIFVFAGMHDIFRAMGSIGGEEWSHIGTFSLLFFQSTLVAYRFTQSFFQLDIAEKNIRALNQDLEHKVDQRTNELADKVEKLNSTQIELNKAIEQEHLANQAKGQFLAKMSHEIRTPLNAITGFVELAEEQLIDRKDENAETIGYLKNIGRSSDHLAKLLNDVLFYTKFTSGKVVWLPEEVNLKELLESIYEQMSIFAMDKKIEFVKSLEVEENIFITIDVAKLTQIIVNLLNNAFKFTDSGKQVSLECSYKKNVLTILVKDQGVGIKEENLKTIFQEFHQVIDKQKVFQQGSGLGLSIVKSLVEHMKGSIQVSSEWGKGTEFKIVLPIEKSSTLREIKGEESFTSEQGRHYTVFAADDNDINRFLIQKRLDKFNLHVEIFVNGQELYNRCLELKPDLILLDLQMPVLDGIETAKLIRKHPEIAEVPIVCLTADVLLETRAKVEAAGMNELLTKPLKKKDLLAVFKKLNFHFELKEEESENKIA